A stretch of DNA from Paracoccus methylovorus:
CACATACGATTGTGCGGCCCTTCGCTGTCGAAATACGTCCCGCAGGTCAGGCAGGGGCGGCACTTCGCCCGGGCCTTGCGCTCAAGCCGGTCGGCATGGTCGTCAGCCTTCCACCAGGTAGAAAAGGTCGCGACAGCCTTGCCGCCGTCCAGCACGGACCAGAAAGCCCCGCTGCCCCGAACGGCGAACCGGCTGCTCATGTGCCGACCACGATCGCCACAGCCGCAATCAGCAACCCGCCCATGATCGCGCCCGGCAGCACCCACCAGCCGGCCGGCAGGACCAGTTCGCCGCCCTCGTCCCGAACCGCACAGGCCCAAGGCAGACGCCGCTCATGAAGGCAAAGACCACGGCAGAAGCACCAAACAGGATGATCATGCCGCACCCTCGCCCAGCAGATGATCCGCATAGCGATCAGCGATCAGATCGTTCAGATGCCCGGTCAGGGTGTTGCGCAGTCCGGCAATCAACTCGATGCTGCGTACCTGTTGCAGCATCGAGTTGAACAGTTCGACCCGCTCAACCTCTGTCAGTTCGGACAGCGCCGACCGCGCCAGTTCCGAGGCATCCCATGCAGGCTTGCTCATGCTGCCACCTGTGCGGCTTGCACCAGTTTCCGCGCTTCGGCATCCATGCGAACACGATAGGCAGCGGTGACCACCTCACGTCCAGCCAAGCAGGAAGAGAAGAAAATGGTGGTCGCTGACCGAATACGTGAGCTAGCCCAAGACAAAGATATGAATATAAAGAAATTTTCCAAATTTCTGGAGGTTAGTGAGCGAACAATCCAGAACTATCTTGCGGGTGTCAGCCTTCCCAATGGGCGCTCTCTTACTGACTTAGCCGAAAAAATTGGTGCTTCGCCCGCATGGATTTTGGTGGGCATGGGGCCAAAATATCTCACCGGTAACCACCAAAATTTGCACCATCCGATTCCAGATTTTGTCCCGATTCCGCGCTACGTCGTAGAAGCTAGTGCCGGTTATGGCGCAGCGGTCCATGATGAGGGATGCAGCGGCTATTATGCCTTCAACCGTAAGTTCCTTGAACGGCGTGGGTTGAAGCCGAACGATCTTTCGGTGATCGCGGTCAAGGGTGACAGTATGGAGCCAGACCTGTCAGAGGGCGATTTGATCCTGCTCGACCGAGCGCAGACAGAATTGTGCGACGGCTATGTCTATGTGGTGCGTTTCAACGACGATCTCTTCGTGAAGCGTGTGCAGAAATTGCCCGGCAACCGCATCCAATTGCTATCATCGAATCCGCTCTATCCACCGATCACGGTAGAGGGTGCCGACCATACCGGTATCCAGATTATCGGCCGCGTTGTGAACTCAACCCATGAATGGTAATTTGCTTCCGCATCGGGAAGGGGGCGGAAGCTGGCGGAAGTTAATCCAGCCGATCATGTTCCGCCTCGGCATGATCCAGCCAGAACAGCCGATCAGAAAGACCCCAGCAATTGCAGGGCTTCCGCAACGGCCATTCCAGACAAGCCCGATCCTCCCATTCTAATTTATTCCATCCCCCCCCAACGGGGGCGCAAAGCCCCCTGCACACCTAGCCGCATTGACAACGCCGGGCAATCGCGCCACACCCGCGCAACATACCCGCAACCGGGCGTTCCGTGGGCGCCAAACCGACGAGGAGGACTCCATGTCCCAGATCTCCCTCACCTTTCCCGATGGCAATTCGCGCGACTACCCCGCCGGCATAACGGCGGCCGAGGTCGCGGCCTCCATCGCCCCCAGCCTTGCCAAAAACGCCATCTCGGCCAATCTTGACGGCCAGCATATCGACCTGCAATGGCCGATCGGGAAAAGCGGCAACATCTCGATCAATACCATCAAGGACAGCGAACCGGCGCTGGAACTGATCCGCCACGACCTTGCCCATATCATGGCCCGCGCCGTGCAGGAGCTCTGGCAGGATGTGAAGGTCACCATCGGCCCGGTCCGCGATCAGGGGTGGTTTTACGATTTCGACCGCGCCGAGCCTTTCACCCCCGAGGATCTGGGCCTGATCGAGGCGCGGATGAAGCAGATCATCGCCGCCCGCGACCCGGTCCGCACCGAGGTCTGGGACCGCGACCGCGCGCTTGCCTATTACGAAGACCGTGGCGAGCCCTTCAAGATCGAGCTGGTGAACCGCATCCCCGAGGGCGAGCCGCTGCGCATGTATTGGCACGGCGACTGGCAGGACCTCTGCCGCGGCCCGCATCTGCAACATACCGGGCAGGTGCCGGCAGATGCCTTCCGGCTGACCCATGTCGCCGGCGCCTATTGGCTGGGCGACGCCTCGCGGCCGATGTTGCAGCGCATCTACGGCGTGGCCTTCCGTAACCGCGACGACCTCAAGGCCCACCTGACCATGCTGGAAGAGGCCGCCAAGCGCGACCACCGCAAGCTGGGCCGTGAAATGGAACTCTTCCACTTCCAGGAAGAGGCGCCGGGCATGGTCTTCTGGCACCCGAACGGCTGGTCGATCTATCGCGAGCTGGAAGCATATATGCGCCGCCGGCTGATCCGCGCCGACTACAAGGAAATCAAGACGCCGCAGGTGGTGGACCGGGTCCTTTGGGAAAAGTCCGGCCATTGGGAAGCCTATCGCGAGAACATGTTCATCGTCGAGGTCGACGAGGAAGGCGCCAAGGAAAAGCGCGTGAACGCGCTCAAGCCGATGAACTGCCCCTGCCATGTTCAGGTCTATAATCAGGGTCTGAAATCCTATCGCGACCTGCCGCTGCGACTGGCGGAATTCGGCTCCTGCCACCGCTACGAGCCCTCGGGTTCGATGCACGGGCTGATGCGGGTGCGCGGCTTCGTTCAGGACGACGCGCATATCTTCTGCACCGAGGACCAGATCGAACAGGAATGCGCCGGCTTCATCGGGCTGCTGTCCTCGG
This window harbors:
- a CDS encoding XRE family transcriptional regulator, whose protein sequence is MTTSRPAKQEEKKMVVADRIRELAQDKDMNIKKFSKFLEVSERTIQNYLAGVSLPNGRSLTDLAEKIGASPAWILVGMGPKYLTGNHQNLHHPIPDFVPIPRYVVEASAGYGAAVHDEGCSGYYAFNRKFLERRGLKPNDLSVIAVKGDSMEPDLSEGDLILLDRAQTELCDGYVYVVRFNDDLFVKRVQKLPGNRIQLLSSNPLYPPITVEGADHTGIQIIGRVVNSTHEW
- the thrS gene encoding threonine--tRNA ligase; its protein translation is MSQISLTFPDGNSRDYPAGITAAEVAASIAPSLAKNAISANLDGQHIDLQWPIGKSGNISINTIKDSEPALELIRHDLAHIMARAVQELWQDVKVTIGPVRDQGWFYDFDRAEPFTPEDLGLIEARMKQIIAARDPVRTEVWDRDRALAYYEDRGEPFKIELVNRIPEGEPLRMYWHGDWQDLCRGPHLQHTGQVPADAFRLTHVAGAYWLGDASRPMLQRIYGVAFRNRDDLKAHLTMLEEAAKRDHRKLGREMELFHFQEEAPGMVFWHPNGWSIYRELEAYMRRRLIRADYKEIKTPQVVDRVLWEKSGHWEAYRENMFIVEVDEEGAKEKRVNALKPMNCPCHVQVYNQGLKSYRDLPLRLAEFGSCHRYEPSGSMHGLMRVRGFVQDDAHIFCTEDQIEQECAGFIGLLSSVYQDLGFEKFDIKLSTRPDVRVGSDEIWDKAEGALKGAIEHLGLPYEVNPGDGAFYGPKLDFKLTDAIGREWQCGTFQCDFNLPQRLEAEYVGEDGGKHMPVMLHRAVLGSFERFIGILIENYAGKLPLWLAPRQVVVASIVSGADDYVHEVVAALRAAGLRAEADTRNEKINYKVREHSVGKVPVIMAIGLKEVEERSVSIRRLDHQGSESHGLESAIAMLRTETTPPDLR